One window of Candidatus Neomarinimicrobiota bacterium genomic DNA carries:
- a CDS encoding DUF190 domain-containing protein, with translation MYEDYAGQKLCIFIGEDDKFNGRRLHELLLEKALENGLSGGTIVRGREGFGAHGEIHSMKILRMSENLPLILEFVGRAPKIDAYVDQIKPLLSEGILTRTDVQISKFRKDDGQ, from the coding sequence AGATTATGCAGGTCAAAAACTGTGCATATTTATTGGAGAAGACGATAAATTTAATGGTCGCAGATTACATGAACTTCTTCTGGAAAAGGCTCTTGAAAATGGATTATCAGGCGGTACAATTGTTCGCGGAAGAGAAGGTTTTGGGGCACATGGTGAGATTCATTCAATGAAAATATTGCGGATGTCTGAAAACTTGCCCTTGATATTGGAGTTTGTAGGAAGAGCCCCTAAAATTGATGCCTATGTTGATCAAATCAAACCGCTGCTTAGTGAGGGGATACTTACCAGGACAGATGTTCAAATAAGCAAGTTCAGAAAGGATGACGGCCAATAA
- a CDS encoding DUF190 domain-containing protein: MLEYYDGQKLCIFISKNDKYEGIVLYELLLEIAFNSRLSGGTVTIGDKGFFGARDESTKLKILRTAENLPVVLEFQGRADRIVRYIERIQPMIREGLITLADVQIMKFNSSDEDTENFEDEHNEDQSKIFEDDDNVSSKPDSQPEEVGETLAVDEDDSTPSESEGQSEATSQPADDEPDVEQKVEEDLVDTPEPEVEIPSFDDDHEQPLETEEEDQGKIPEEEINEVPEPHIEEDSFIESEGDEDEPHTPEFQSLDEDPVKDEDVDEFLEDESDTFIEEELEEESPALQLADLSETPAEDDDEDRFEMDDSDKTEEDTSNNTEDREPPTEDELDALFKESSETFESTFDDMLKQAGGASVDDTELDSEDDITMDKEQGESPGDEAEESAETNSETYDKNHKENEMKNYFSSLFKKSE; encoded by the coding sequence ATGCTTGAATATTACGACGGACAGAAGCTCTGCATCTTTATCAGTAAAAACGATAAGTATGAAGGAATAGTCCTTTATGAACTGCTTCTAGAGATCGCCTTCAATAGCCGTTTATCCGGTGGAACCGTTACCATAGGGGATAAAGGATTCTTTGGGGCTAGGGATGAATCCACCAAATTAAAGATTCTGCGAACCGCTGAAAACTTGCCTGTGGTGTTGGAGTTTCAAGGTAGGGCAGATAGAATTGTTAGATATATCGAACGTATCCAGCCTATGATAAGAGAAGGTCTTATTACGCTAGCAGACGTCCAGATCATGAAGTTCAACTCGTCAGATGAAGACACTGAGAATTTTGAGGACGAGCATAATGAGGATCAGTCAAAAATATTTGAAGACGACGACAATGTGTCCAGTAAGCCGGATTCACAACCGGAAGAGGTTGGTGAGACCTTAGCTGTTGATGAGGATGATTCTACCCCCTCAGAATCTGAGGGACAAAGCGAAGCAACCAGTCAGCCCGCAGATGACGAGCCAGATGTGGAACAAAAGGTTGAGGAGGATCTTGTGGATACTCCCGAGCCCGAGGTGGAGATTCCCTCTTTTGATGATGACCATGAGCAGCCTTTAGAAACTGAAGAGGAAGACCAGGGGAAAATACCTGAAGAAGAGATAAATGAAGTCCCTGAACCCCACATTGAGGAGGACTCATTTATTGAATCGGAAGGCGATGAAGACGAGCCGCATACTCCTGAATTTCAATCGCTGGACGAAGACCCAGTCAAGGATGAAGACGTAGATGAGTTCCTTGAAGATGAAAGTGACACATTTATTGAAGAAGAACTTGAAGAGGAGTCTCCAGCTCTACAATTGGCAGATCTGAGTGAAACACCAGCAGAAGATGATGACGAGGACAGGTTCGAAATGGATGACTCAGATAAGACCGAAGAGGATACATCTAACAATACTGAAGATAGAGAACCACCGACGGAAGATGAGCTTGACGCATTGTTTAAGGAGAGTAGTGAGACGTTTGAAAGCACTTTTGATGATATGCTTAAACAGGCCGGTGGGGCAAGTGTGGATGATACCGAATTAGATTCTGAAGATGACATAACAATGGACAAAGAGCAGGGGGAATCACCGGGTGATGAGGCTGAAGAAAGTGCCGAAACCAATTCCGAGACCTATGATAAGAATCACAAGGAAAATGAGATGAAGAACTATTTTTCATCGCTTTTTAAAAAAAGTGAGTAA
- a CDS encoding outer membrane beta-barrel protein: MKKLITLLVAFGLMGMLTLSYGQTSYSTSRASGTIMISGTGSYQTDLSQDLRSSVWNINTDLALFLFPQFAAGIDLGYGKAMQESGDEDEPDVFESVVMSLGPRVYFFFGGKNSELTPFIKGGANYLVNKTLYNDEELFRDESELGLVASAGLLLNLAKNVGLTVEAEYNFEKGTDVNDIDTQQLLIRFGIRSFLGQ, translated from the coding sequence ATGAAAAAATTAATAACACTACTTGTTGCTTTCGGGCTGATGGGGATGCTAACACTTTCATATGGGCAAACCTCGTATTCCACTTCGCGGGCATCTGGAACCATCATGATTTCCGGAACGGGATCCTACCAGACTGATCTGAGTCAGGATTTGAGATCTTCAGTCTGGAACATTAATACAGACCTTGCTTTGTTTCTCTTTCCACAATTCGCTGCCGGAATAGATCTGGGTTATGGAAAAGCCATGCAAGAATCAGGTGACGAGGATGAACCTGATGTCTTTGAATCCGTAGTCATGTCCCTTGGACCAAGGGTCTACTTCTTTTTTGGTGGCAAGAACAGCGAGCTAACACCATTTATCAAAGGTGGCGCAAATTACCTTGTTAACAAAACACTCTATAATGATGAAGAATTGTTTAGGGATGAATCTGAATTAGGGCTGGTAGCCAGCGCAGGTCTTCTTTTAAACCTGGCAAAAAATGTTGGTCTTACTGTAGAAGCTGAATACAATTTCGAAAAAGGTACCGATGTCAATGATATTGATACTCAACAGCTGCTAATAAGATTTGGAATTCGCTCCTTTCTTGGACAATAA
- a CDS encoding phosphate butyryltransferase, with translation MISSFQELHQLVKGSTPKRVALAAAEDSILIQAANRAQQEGLAQFFLFGNARKIESLIPPGISGFEIVDSQNPAVDAIQYIHADKADLLMKGKIPTGELLRAILDRDTGLRQGELLNHIAVIESPHYHKLLFISDGGINLHLDEHVFQQMVENITHYLKLLGIERPHFGMMTLVETVSDKIPETVIAQNVVKALSGRVSIEGPIAPDVALSLVAATRKGLDSEIAGEIDVFLMPNTTAANHLVKGLSALGGCKVGGVVVGARVPVIMLSRSDDAETKYRSILLGLV, from the coding sequence ATGATATCTAGTTTTCAAGAACTTCATCAATTGGTTAAGGGTTCCACACCCAAGCGGGTAGCTCTGGCAGCAGCTGAGGATTCTATTCTTATTCAAGCAGCCAACAGAGCACAGCAAGAAGGCCTTGCTCAATTTTTTCTGTTTGGCAACGCCAGGAAAATCGAATCACTCATTCCACCTGGGATCTCGGGTTTTGAAATCGTTGATAGTCAGAATCCAGCTGTTGATGCTATCCAATATATTCATGCGGATAAAGCCGACCTGCTGATGAAAGGCAAGATTCCCACTGGGGAACTCTTGCGAGCTATCCTTGATAGAGATACTGGGTTGCGCCAGGGTGAACTGCTCAACCACATTGCTGTTATAGAATCACCCCACTACCATAAGCTGCTCTTCATTAGTGATGGAGGTATCAATCTTCATCTCGACGAGCATGTTTTCCAGCAGATGGTAGAGAATATCACCCACTACCTGAAATTATTAGGCATCGAACGACCTCATTTTGGGATGATGACCCTGGTTGAAACGGTGAGCGATAAAATACCTGAAACGGTCATTGCGCAAAATGTGGTTAAGGCGCTATCTGGCAGGGTCTCCATCGAAGGACCCATTGCTCCCGATGTTGCCCTCTCCCTTGTTGCCGCTACCCGAAAGGGTTTGGACTCGGAAATCGCTGGTGAAATTGATGTCTTTCTCATGCCCAATACAACAGCCGCCAATCATCTGGTGAAGGGACTCTCAGCTCTGGGAGGATGCAAGGTGGGAGGGGTAGTCGTGGGTGCCCGTGTGCCTGTTATTATGTTGAGTCGTTCTGACGATGCAGAGACGAAATATAGATCAATCCTGCTAGGGTTGGTTTAA
- a CDS encoding transaldolase, with amino-acid sequence MSIFIDSANLAQVKTALELGWVKGVTTNPLLLAQSELEPSALFMALRKLSAGPIFYQLTSNTFEACMAEAHQAVELLEKQLVVKLPPTELGFRLCSELSSRIPCCPTAIYSTSQALIAREAGAQYLAVYVNRATRLMGDGLKLVEDIAEILSGSQTKLLAASLKSPAEASQAFSAGADDLTLPYSTLIAMSKHPLSDEAVKQFQTEGVGLVQGNSGK; translated from the coding sequence ATGTCCATTTTCATCGATTCAGCAAATCTTGCACAGGTTAAAACAGCCCTTGAACTTGGCTGGGTTAAGGGTGTCACAACCAATCCACTACTTCTGGCCCAATCAGAGCTGGAGCCGTCAGCTTTATTCATGGCGCTAAGAAAGTTGAGTGCTGGACCCATTTTTTACCAGTTGACATCAAATACCTTTGAAGCCTGTATGGCTGAAGCACATCAAGCTGTGGAACTCCTCGAGAAGCAACTCGTGGTAAAATTACCCCCTACGGAATTAGGGTTTAGACTATGTTCCGAGTTGTCTTCCAGGATACCCTGTTGTCCCACGGCCATTTACTCAACCTCTCAGGCTCTGATTGCCAGGGAGGCTGGTGCTCAATATCTGGCAGTCTATGTGAATAGGGCAACAAGACTCATGGGAGATGGTCTAAAGTTGGTTGAAGATATTGCTGAAATATTGAGTGGAAGCCAGACCAAATTGCTGGCCGCTAGCCTAAAATCACCAGCTGAAGCTAGCCAGGCATTTTCTGCTGGAGCAGACGACCTTACCTTACCTTATTCTACTCTGATAGCCATGTCCAAACACCCCCTGAGTGATGAAGCAGTTAAACAATTTCAAACTGAAGGCGTTGGTCTGGTTCAGGGGAATTCAGGGAAATGA
- a CDS encoding MFS transporter, with product MQSKSPQQVHTRNTVLNAAGEGLWGFAMAFHNMNSVIPMFLAQMGASAFIIGLIPGGFILLVALPQLLSANLFRHSTRIKEINIGLHFAMAPLAFLIGVAFYYFEFVGQTGIMVYLALWILWSLGVGFLVPVWADFLASVTVTNRRGRFFGITFTVNAIMGMVGGYVLKEVLSMDSLSFPSNFGVAFLIMTLAILVGNSVFIFIKVIHPPSPKKEQLDNWWQRLKPIYTQDRNFRNYIYSRALAAATMMPLAFYGVDLQNRFDLPLSSAGTFTFFLVVGQAIFNIVFGYIGDIYGRKTAISGFFIGHFLAGLTAILATEPWMAYITFVFVGMAFGAGQSSFMVFVYEFAGELGDRKLYYAALDTAVAPFIVVYISIAGLLVEAFGTIPLYALSLSFLVAGLLVFIYKVDAPEPA from the coding sequence ATGCAGAGTAAAAGTCCACAACAGGTTCATACGCGTAATACGGTTCTCAATGCAGCAGGTGAAGGCCTGTGGGGTTTTGCAATGGCCTTCCATAATATGAATTCTGTCATCCCCATGTTTCTGGCACAGATGGGTGCATCTGCTTTCATTATTGGTTTGATTCCTGGCGGATTCATTCTGTTGGTCGCATTGCCACAGCTGCTGTCGGCGAATCTTTTTCGTCACTCTACTCGGATAAAGGAAATAAACATCGGATTGCATTTTGCCATGGCTCCCCTTGCGTTTCTCATTGGTGTGGCTTTCTACTATTTTGAGTTTGTTGGTCAGACTGGGATCATGGTCTATTTGGCTTTATGGATTCTATGGTCATTAGGTGTGGGTTTCCTGGTTCCTGTGTGGGCAGATTTTTTAGCATCAGTGACAGTGACGAATCGCCGGGGAAGATTTTTTGGTATCACCTTTACTGTGAATGCCATCATGGGGATGGTTGGCGGCTATGTCCTAAAGGAGGTCCTGTCCATGGATTCTTTGAGCTTCCCCAGTAATTTTGGGGTCGCTTTCCTAATCATGACACTGGCTATACTGGTGGGGAATAGCGTTTTCATCTTTATCAAAGTCATTCATCCCCCATCACCAAAGAAAGAGCAGCTTGATAATTGGTGGCAGCGCCTGAAACCCATTTATACTCAGGACAGAAACTTCCGCAATTATATTTATAGCCGTGCACTGGCCGCGGCAACCATGATGCCCCTGGCTTTTTATGGCGTTGATTTACAAAACAGATTTGATCTACCCTTAAGTTCTGCTGGAACCTTCACTTTTTTTCTGGTTGTGGGTCAAGCTATTTTCAACATAGTATTCGGATATATTGGTGATATTTATGGTCGCAAGACCGCAATAAGCGGATTTTTCATTGGTCATTTTTTAGCCGGTCTCACTGCTATCCTGGCCACTGAGCCGTGGATGGCATATATAACTTTTGTGTTTGTGGGAATGGCCTTTGGGGCCGGTCAATCTTCCTTTATGGTATTTGTTTATGAGTTTGCAGGGGAACTGGGTGACCGTAAGCTGTATTACGCTGCCCTGGATACTGCTGTGGCGCCATTTATCGTTGTATATATTTCAATCGCCGGGCTCCTGGTCGAGGCCTTTGGAACCATACCCCTCTATGCCTTGAGTCTGAGTTTTCTTGTGGCGGGCCTCCTGGTCTTCATCTATAAAGTCGATGCACCTGAACCAGCTTAA
- a CDS encoding TonB-dependent receptor translates to MKNLVLSILILSATTLLGQGSNSIQGKVIDETTQQPIIGANVIVEDANRGSATDVEGNFYIQSMPVGTYRLRVDYIGYASRIISDIVVKSNRPAVINIELQETILELEAAVVIAEYFTKSPDTPSSTQVQSSEEIRRLPGGFEGVVRAISILPGVAQADGGRNDLIVRGGAPSENLYIIDNIEVPNINHFGTQGASGGPQSYVNLDFVDETSFSTGGFTAKYGDRLSSVLDISLREGLSDQLASKTTISASQFGFNLEGALPQNGNFLFSARRSYLDFLFKAAGFGFVPEYWDFLTKATFNLNQTDQLTFLGIAALNNVKWFNDTKEQRNSNSQILGSDQQQFVAGINYRHLMSSGLFTTSLSQVNVEYDFLQRNADLTPIFSNRSYDRQTSLKSDVTWKLSKSLRLSTGGKISRADFYSDLVLNQNDVPGIGSFSIEQEYAKVGYKSGIYGQLSQRFVRFNYTAGLRADHSTFLDAAPVLSPRFSMNYDLTGDVSVSTSVGRYNQYPSTIWLVSNESNRDLDPIQADQFVLGLEYLWRSDTKVTLEAYTKQYRKYPVSLTRDYLVMVNTGAGFGGSTEGFASFGVDPLSSEGTGWARGLEFFVQKKMSEVPCYGTISVSYNQSMFKALDGIERPGSFDQTWIMNLGGGYVFNEKWEFSTKFRYASGRPYTPLNDSGMQITEAYNALRLDANHNLDVRLDRRWTNKGWGLITYIDVQNVYNRKSSSAPSFDPNTGKVAVNQGFGILPTIGISAEI, encoded by the coding sequence ATGAAAAACCTAGTGTTGAGCATCCTAATATTAAGCGCTACCACCCTTTTGGGGCAGGGGAGCAATTCCATCCAGGGCAAGGTCATAGATGAAACCACCCAACAGCCAATAATTGGTGCAAATGTAATAGTTGAGGATGCGAATCGTGGTTCGGCTACTGATGTGGAGGGCAATTTTTATATCCAGTCTATGCCAGTTGGTACTTATCGCTTAAGAGTAGACTATATCGGATATGCATCGAGGATCATCAGTGACATTGTGGTAAAGTCAAACAGACCTGCTGTGATTAATATTGAATTACAGGAAACAATCCTTGAACTGGAAGCTGCAGTGGTAATTGCTGAGTATTTCACCAAAAGTCCTGATACACCTTCCAGTACACAGGTTCAATCAAGTGAAGAGATCAGAAGATTGCCTGGTGGCTTTGAAGGTGTGGTCCGGGCGATTTCAATACTCCCCGGTGTTGCTCAGGCTGATGGTGGCCGAAATGATCTTATTGTTCGTGGTGGAGCCCCAAGTGAGAACTTGTATATCATCGATAATATTGAAGTCCCCAATATCAATCACTTTGGGACCCAGGGTGCCAGTGGGGGTCCCCAGAGCTATGTAAATCTTGATTTTGTGGATGAAACCTCTTTCTCAACAGGTGGTTTTACTGCCAAATATGGTGATCGTCTCAGCTCAGTGCTGGATATTTCCCTACGTGAAGGCCTCAGCGATCAGCTTGCCTCCAAGACAACCATCTCGGCTAGTCAGTTTGGCTTCAACCTGGAAGGTGCTTTACCACAAAACGGTAATTTTCTTTTTTCAGCACGTCGCAGCTATCTAGACTTTCTGTTTAAGGCTGCAGGCTTTGGTTTTGTACCAGAGTATTGGGATTTTCTTACAAAAGCAACCTTCAATTTGAATCAGACAGATCAGCTTACCTTCCTGGGTATCGCAGCCCTGAATAATGTAAAGTGGTTTAATGATACCAAAGAGCAACGCAATTCAAATAGCCAGATTCTGGGAAGTGATCAGCAGCAATTTGTCGCCGGTATCAATTACAGACATTTAATGAGTTCCGGTCTTTTTACAACCAGCCTGAGTCAGGTGAATGTAGAATACGATTTTCTCCAGAGAAATGCTGACTTGACCCCCATTTTCAGCAACCGCAGTTATGATCGTCAAACTTCCCTCAAATCAGATGTGACCTGGAAATTGAGCAAATCACTGCGTCTCAGTACAGGTGGAAAAATAAGTCGTGCGGATTTTTATTCAGATCTGGTACTCAACCAAAACGATGTCCCTGGTATTGGCAGTTTTAGTATTGAACAGGAATATGCCAAGGTGGGTTACAAGTCCGGCATTTATGGACAGCTGTCACAGCGTTTCGTCCGCTTTAATTACACAGCCGGTTTGCGTGCGGATCACTCAACATTTTTAGATGCTGCTCCAGTGCTTTCACCCCGTTTTTCAATGAACTATGATTTGACCGGCGATGTCTCTGTATCAACGAGTGTCGGTAGATATAACCAATATCCAAGTACGATCTGGCTGGTTTCCAATGAGAGTAACCGTGATCTCGATCCTATTCAGGCTGATCAGTTTGTTTTAGGGTTGGAATACCTCTGGCGTTCAGATACAAAAGTTACGCTGGAAGCATATACCAAACAGTATAGAAAGTACCCGGTCAGTCTGACTCGAGATTATCTCGTCATGGTGAATACCGGTGCTGGCTTTGGTGGATCAACTGAGGGTTTTGCCTCCTTTGGCGTTGATCCACTCAGTAGTGAAGGTACAGGCTGGGCTCGTGGTCTTGAATTTTTTGTTCAGAAAAAAATGTCTGAGGTTCCCTGTTACGGCACCATCAGTGTGAGCTACAACCAGTCCATGTTTAAAGCTTTGGATGGCATTGAACGTCCAGGAAGTTTTGATCAGACCTGGATCATGAATCTGGGTGGTGGATACGTTTTTAACGAAAAATGGGAGTTCAGCACCAAGTTCCGCTATGCCAGTGGTCGCCCCTATACACCCCTAAATGATTCAGGAATGCAGATAACAGAAGCCTATAATGCCCTCCGCCTGGATGCCAACCACAATCTGGATGTACGACTGGATCGTCGCTGGACCAATAAGGGCTGGGGTCTGATCACCTATATTGATGTTCAGAATGTGTATAACCGTAAATCATCTTCTGCACCATCATTTGACCCAAATACTGGCAAGGTTGCTGTGAATCAGGGTTTTGGGATATTACCAACTATTGGAATAAGTGCAGAAATCTAA
- a CDS encoding helix-turn-helix domain-containing protein, whose amino-acid sequence MQKTANSTSLISSADVAKILGVNVATVKRWTDTGKLDCVKTAGGHRKFLLRHLAAFAMGHEKYSERLSLLPLDNQLNLELSHQILRADYDQLIPYVLDHAISCDQSAVKTVLNGLVMVNQNLASIYDDLLTPILHTIGEMWMDGRLSVSQEHLASQTIRDGIIQLQDVVVKPEKTQTKAFVLTLSEELHDIPAKMVQHLLEQRGFQVLFSGQKTPVGDTESVFKSFKPERVYLSSIYNENAPAAQAEFRELQDLCEKYDATLYVGGSGVAQLGLDDTHECIHLNTFTDVQAS is encoded by the coding sequence ATGCAAAAGACTGCCAATAGTACCTCATTAATAAGTAGCGCCGATGTTGCCAAAATCCTGGGTGTCAATGTTGCCACTGTGAAGCGTTGGACTGACACGGGTAAATTGGATTGTGTGAAAACAGCAGGTGGTCACAGAAAGTTTCTATTACGACACCTCGCCGCATTTGCCATGGGTCATGAAAAATATTCAGAACGTCTGTCGCTCTTGCCCCTGGACAACCAGCTAAATCTTGAGCTGAGTCATCAAATTCTCCGGGCAGATTATGACCAGCTTATTCCCTATGTCCTGGATCACGCGATTTCCTGCGATCAATCAGCAGTGAAAACAGTTTTAAATGGCTTGGTTATGGTCAACCAGAATCTGGCCAGCATTTATGATGATTTACTCACACCAATTCTTCATACAATCGGTGAAATGTGGATGGATGGAAGGTTAAGTGTTTCTCAGGAACATCTTGCTTCCCAAACCATTAGGGATGGAATTATTCAACTTCAGGATGTGGTAGTCAAACCAGAAAAGACACAGACCAAAGCATTTGTCCTGACTTTGAGTGAAGAGCTCCATGATATCCCGGCAAAAATGGTTCAGCACCTCCTGGAGCAACGAGGTTTTCAGGTCCTTTTCAGCGGACAAAAAACACCTGTCGGTGATACAGAAAGCGTCTTCAAGTCATTTAAACCGGAGCGTGTATACCTCTCATCGATTTATAATGAGAATGCACCTGCAGCCCAGGCTGAGTTCAGAGAACTTCAAGACTTGTGTGAAAAATATGATGCCACTCTATATGTGGGGGGTAGCGGTGTTGCTCAGTTGGGGCTTGATGATACCCATGAATGCATACACCTGAATACTTTTACTGATGTTCAAGCTTCCTGA
- the mutM gene encoding DNA-formamidopyrimidine glycosylase — protein MPELPEVETVVRGLQNTIVGETIMDLEVPWEKALVADDPYESIVGKLITGVRRRAKYIIIEFDRGFLLVHLRMTGKLTPVYPEKHVTVVLHFESGNSLYFQDTRKFGRMVYTDNPLEALGNLGPEPLSDDFIPDVFYKMLCGKKRLIKPLLLDQSFLAGLGNIYVDEALFQSGIQPLSLSSSIPKSRVYCLHSAIQSILSASIEAQGTTVLNFSHGDNRIGSYQEALEVYGRGGEPCLKCETLITKIKVGQRGTHYCSRCQKKYTE, from the coding sequence ATGCCAGAACTACCTGAAGTAGAAACCGTCGTAAGGGGTCTGCAGAACACTATAGTTGGTGAGACAATTATGGATCTGGAAGTGCCCTGGGAAAAAGCCCTGGTGGCTGATGATCCCTACGAATCAATTGTGGGTAAACTTATTACCGGAGTTCGTCGCCGGGCCAAATACATTATCATTGAATTTGACAGGGGATTTCTCCTTGTTCACTTGCGCATGACGGGGAAACTTACTCCAGTTTATCCAGAAAAGCATGTGACAGTCGTCCTGCATTTTGAGTCAGGGAATAGTCTCTATTTTCAAGATACTCGTAAATTTGGACGCATGGTGTATACGGATAACCCGCTTGAGGCCTTAGGCAATCTTGGACCCGAACCCCTTAGTGATGACTTTATCCCGGATGTGTTTTATAAAATGTTGTGCGGGAAAAAGCGTCTGATTAAGCCGCTCTTATTAGACCAGTCTTTTCTGGCCGGCCTGGGAAACATTTATGTGGATGAAGCCCTGTTTCAATCAGGCATTCAACCCTTAAGTTTATCCTCTTCCATACCAAAAAGTCGGGTGTACTGCCTGCATTCGGCTATACAGTCCATCCTTTCCGCCAGTATTGAAGCCCAGGGAACAACTGTCCTCAATTTTAGCCATGGCGATAATCGGATTGGCAGTTATCAGGAGGCTTTGGAGGTCTATGGCCGCGGAGGTGAACCTTGTTTGAAATGTGAAACTTTGATAACAAAGATTAAAGTCGGACAGCGAGGAACGCATTATTGTTCTCGTTGCCAAAAGAAATATACAGAATAG
- the xth gene encoding exodeoxyribonuclease III: protein MRIVSWNVNGIRAVVKKGFWDWFNLDAPDIMCFQETKAQPDQLDESLTKPLGYHAYYHSAERKGYSSVATWCKTEPLSVETAILDDAFNREGRIVLTEHEKFFLYNVYFPNGQKDQDRLDYKLRFYGALQEHIREKDKIKPVIIVGDFNTAHTDIDLARPKPNEKTSGFLPEERVWVDRYLDTGFVDTFRQEHPGAKGYYSWWSFRSNARVNNVGWRIDYFLVSEKIADTVDASRIHPNITGSDHCPISLVLK, encoded by the coding sequence ATGCGCATAGTTTCATGGAATGTTAACGGTATTCGTGCCGTCGTTAAAAAGGGTTTTTGGGATTGGTTTAACCTGGATGCACCTGATATCATGTGCTTTCAAGAAACCAAGGCACAGCCAGATCAACTCGATGAATCACTGACCAAACCTCTTGGATATCACGCCTATTATCATTCAGCCGAGCGCAAAGGCTATAGCAGTGTGGCGACATGGTGTAAAACAGAACCTCTGTCGGTGGAAACAGCCATTTTAGACGATGCTTTTAATCGGGAAGGTCGGATTGTCCTCACTGAACATGAAAAATTCTTTTTGTATAATGTCTATTTCCCCAATGGGCAAAAAGATCAGGATCGACTCGATTATAAGTTGCGATTTTATGGTGCCCTCCAGGAACACATCCGTGAAAAGGATAAAATTAAACCTGTAATTATCGTGGGAGATTTTAATACCGCTCATACTGATATCGATCTGGCTCGTCCAAAGCCCAACGAAAAGACATCCGGATTTCTCCCTGAAGAGCGTGTTTGGGTTGACCGCTATCTGGATACAGGATTTGTTGATACCTTTCGTCAGGAGCACCCTGGGGCCAAAGGCTACTATTCATGGTGGAGCTTCCGCTCCAATGCCCGTGTAAACAACGTGGGCTGGAGAATTGACTACTTCCTGGTAAGTGAAAAGATTGCCGACACGGTGGATGCCTCTCGGATTCATCCCAACATCACCGGTTCAGATCACTGTCCCATTAGTTTGGTCCTGAAATAA
- a CDS encoding YdeI/OmpD-associated family protein, with the protein MKYKTIKNKVTVNPGSRAIWREWLEKNHADLSEIWLVYYKKHTGKPSLTKAEANMEALCFGWVDSLIQGIDKNRYMQKFTPRKSNSRWSELNKRRVIELQAQGLMTPPGTRQVDIARQSGEWALNREHPNISEVPELFTIELEKSNAAKVIWNKLSPAHRQQYLLWISTAKKDETTKRRSQKAIKMMTSGQSPDTL; encoded by the coding sequence ATGAAATACAAAACAATCAAAAACAAGGTCACCGTCAATCCAGGTTCTCGAGCGATCTGGCGGGAATGGTTGGAAAAAAATCATGCAGATCTTAGTGAAATCTGGCTGGTCTACTACAAAAAGCACACGGGCAAACCAAGTTTAACCAAGGCTGAAGCCAATATGGAGGCGCTTTGTTTTGGATGGGTTGATAGCTTGATACAGGGAATAGATAAAAATCGTTACATGCAAAAATTTACTCCCCGAAAATCAAACAGCAGGTGGTCTGAACTAAACAAAAGACGTGTGATAGAGTTGCAAGCCCAGGGTCTCATGACCCCGCCAGGAACACGACAGGTTGATATTGCCAGGCAATCAGGAGAGTGGGCTTTGAACCGTGAACACCCTAATATCTCTGAAGTGCCAGAATTGTTTACCATCGAATTGGAAAAATCAAATGCAGCAAAGGTAATCTGGAATAAATTGAGTCCCGCTCATCGTCAACAATACCTGCTCTGGATAAGCACAGCCAAAAAAGATGAAACAACGAAAAGACGTTCCCAAAAAGCCATAAAGATGATGACTTCAGGGCAATCACCCGATACCTTGTAA